The proteins below are encoded in one region of bacterium:
- the aroA gene encoding 3-phosphoshikimate 1-carboxyvinyltransferase, with protein MARAIITPVTAPLRGEIHLPGDKSVSHRRALLSLFVPHEVRLSRFGTGDDGSATLACLHRLGKTVSRDGGEVVIEGGLTACSADLDCGNSGTTARLLCGILSGQKGTWVLRGDASLSRRPMERVAAPLRAMGARIELTNGGLPARIEGADLHGIRYDSPVASAQVKSAVLLAGLKAEGITRYREPLATRDHTERLLSIAPDEDGWITLDPRKVTVHSEMLSGKIGADPSAAAFWAVAAVLISGSHVQCKSVLANPHRMGYIELLGGAGAKLSFSHHHKIRGEELADLAALGSQTKGFAVSGALSASMIDEIPVLAVLAARSEGSSEFRDVGELKVKESDRLHLITENLQRMGVEVRVWDDGFIVNGPARLRGAEITTEGDHRMAMAFAVAALRARGKSVIHNAECVRVSYPEFWNHLQQLAPGSVSIES; from the coding sequence ATGGCGCGCGCAATCATCACTCCGGTAACGGCTCCGCTTCGCGGCGAGATTCACCTTCCCGGAGACAAATCCGTCTCCCATCGCCGCGCGTTGCTCTCACTCTTTGTTCCCCATGAGGTGCGACTCTCCCGTTTTGGCACAGGAGATGATGGTTCGGCCACGCTGGCCTGCCTGCATCGTCTGGGGAAGACGGTAAGCCGTGACGGCGGTGAGGTGGTCATCGAAGGCGGACTAACGGCCTGCTCTGCGGATCTGGATTGCGGCAACTCGGGAACCACGGCGCGTTTACTCTGTGGAATCCTGTCCGGACAAAAGGGCACGTGGGTGCTGCGGGGTGATGCGTCGCTCTCCCGCCGACCGATGGAAAGGGTCGCGGCGCCGCTGCGGGCAATGGGTGCGCGGATTGAACTGACGAATGGCGGCCTCCCCGCGCGAATTGAAGGCGCGGACCTGCATGGCATCCGCTACGATTCTCCGGTGGCCAGTGCGCAGGTGAAATCGGCGGTGCTGCTGGCAGGACTGAAGGCGGAAGGGATCACGCGCTATCGTGAGCCATTGGCGACACGCGACCACACCGAGCGGCTCTTGAGTATTGCTCCCGATGAAGACGGTTGGATTACCCTGGACCCACGCAAGGTGACTGTGCATTCGGAAATGCTCTCCGGGAAAATTGGGGCGGATCCCAGCGCGGCGGCCTTCTGGGCAGTGGCTGCGGTGCTGATTTCCGGATCTCATGTGCAGTGCAAATCGGTGCTGGCCAATCCGCATCGTATGGGGTATATCGAGTTGCTGGGTGGGGCAGGGGCGAAGCTTTCCTTCAGCCATCACCACAAAATTCGCGGCGAAGAGCTTGCCGATCTGGCGGCGCTGGGATCACAGACCAAAGGCTTTGCCGTGAGCGGTGCGCTATCGGCCAGCATGATCGACGAAATACCGGTTCTGGCCGTGCTGGCGGCACGGAGTGAAGGCAGCAGCGAGTTCCGCGACGTCGGCGAACTAAAGGTGAAGGAGTCGGACCGGCTGCATTTGATCACGGAGAATCTGCAGCGGATGGGGGTTGAAGTGCGCGTGTGGGATGACGGCTTCATAGTGAATGGCCCTGCAAGATTGCGCGGCGCAGAGATCACCACCGAAGGCGACCACCGCATGGCGATGGCCTTTGCCGTGGCGGCGCTGAGGGCTCGCGGTAAGTCGGTTATCCATAACGCCGAGTGTGTGCGGGTCTCTTATCCCGAATTCTGGAATCACCTGCAGCAGCTCGCGCCCGGTTCGGTGAGTATCGAATCATGA
- the trxB gene encoding thioredoxin-disulfide reductase — protein MSEREVHSLVIIGSGPAGLTAAIYAGRANLKPVVVDGLEPGGQLMITTEVENYPGFPEGITGPELMDLFRRQAMRFGTTFVEDEVSSLDVSERPFRINLSGDDFLLAEAVIVASGASAKWLGLESETRLRGKGVSACATCDGFFFRDKVVCVVGGGDTALEEAGYLTHHASKVILIHRREEFRGSKIMQERVLTNPKVEVLWNSVIKEILDDGAGNKVTGVQLENTRTGELTTVPCEGVFIAIGHAPNTQIVRDSLKTDETGYLLHDADTSLTDIPGVFVAGDAFDNRYRQAITAAGTGCKAAIDAERWLEEQAHARHSKRQKAVEV, from the coding sequence GTGAGCGAACGAGAAGTACATTCATTGGTGATCATCGGCTCGGGGCCGGCGGGTCTGACGGCGGCGATTTATGCCGGGCGCGCAAATCTGAAACCCGTCGTCGTGGACGGTCTCGAACCGGGCGGCCAGCTCATGATTACCACCGAGGTGGAAAACTATCCGGGCTTTCCCGAAGGCATTACCGGGCCGGAACTGATGGACCTTTTCCGCCGCCAGGCCATGCGCTTCGGCACGACCTTTGTCGAGGACGAAGTATCTTCGCTGGATGTCTCCGAGCGGCCGTTCCGCATCAATCTTTCCGGTGACGATTTTCTGCTCGCCGAAGCGGTGATTGTAGCCTCGGGCGCATCCGCCAAGTGGCTCGGATTGGAATCAGAGACCCGCCTGCGCGGCAAAGGCGTCTCCGCCTGCGCGACGTGCGACGGTTTCTTTTTCCGCGATAAGGTCGTCTGCGTCGTCGGCGGCGGCGATACCGCGCTGGAAGAAGCGGGCTACCTGACGCACCACGCGTCCAAAGTGATTCTGATTCACCGCCGAGAAGAGTTCCGCGGGTCCAAGATCATGCAGGAACGCGTGCTCACCAATCCCAAGGTGGAAGTGCTGTGGAACTCGGTCATCAAGGAGATCCTCGATGACGGCGCGGGCAATAAGGTAACGGGCGTGCAACTCGAAAACACCAGGACAGGCGAACTGACCACTGTTCCCTGCGAAGGCGTATTCATTGCCATCGGCCACGCGCCCAATACCCAGATCGTGCGCGATAGTCTCAAAACCGATGAGACCGGATATCTGCTGCATGACGCGGATACGTCGCTCACCGATATTCCCGGCGTGTTCGTAGCGGGCGATGCCTTTGACAACCGCTACCGTCAGGCCATCACGGCGGCAGGCACCGGCTGCAAGGCGGCGATTGATGCCGAACGCTGGCTCGAAGAGCAGGCGCACGCGCGCCATAGCAAGCGCCAAAAGGCTGTCGAAGTCTGA
- the aroF gene encoding 3-deoxy-7-phosphoheptulonate synthase, translating into MLVIMARDASEEQIAHVVKQIEQAGFQAQVVPGKSRVAIGITGNVSPLDPALVDSLPGVMQTFRVTHPLKLTSRDAKAENTVIHVGDAVIGGHDVVVIAGPCAVESKEQLFAAAERAKHAGVQLLRGGAYKPRTSPYSFQGLGEEGLKLLGEVRAYTGLPVVSEAVDDESAGLAEKYVDVIQVGARNMQNYVLLKRVARIGKPVLLKRGLAATLEEFLGAAEYILSAGNPNVILCERGVRGFSDFSRNTLDISIVPVIKQLSHLPIITDPSHAAGRRDIVLPLARASIAAGADGVMVEVHTEPAQALSDGYQSLHPSELEELVKQVAQLAPLMGRGFPRKH; encoded by the coding sequence ATGCTGGTGATTATGGCACGCGACGCGTCTGAAGAACAGATTGCCCACGTGGTGAAACAAATTGAACAGGCGGGCTTTCAGGCGCAGGTCGTGCCGGGGAAGTCCCGCGTGGCCATTGGAATCACCGGAAATGTCAGCCCGCTGGATCCAGCGTTGGTAGACTCTCTGCCCGGCGTAATGCAGACCTTCCGGGTCACGCACCCGCTCAAACTGACGTCACGCGATGCCAAAGCCGAAAACACGGTAATCCACGTGGGAGACGCCGTAATCGGCGGCCACGACGTGGTCGTGATTGCCGGACCGTGCGCTGTCGAATCCAAGGAGCAACTGTTTGCCGCCGCTGAGCGCGCAAAACATGCCGGTGTGCAGTTGCTGCGGGGCGGAGCCTACAAGCCGCGCACGTCGCCGTATTCCTTTCAGGGACTCGGGGAAGAAGGCTTGAAATTGCTGGGCGAAGTACGCGCTTACACCGGACTGCCGGTGGTCAGCGAAGCGGTGGATGATGAGAGCGCGGGCCTTGCCGAAAAGTATGTGGATGTGATTCAGGTGGGCGCACGCAACATGCAGAATTATGTGCTGCTGAAGCGCGTGGCGCGGATCGGCAAGCCCGTGCTGCTGAAGCGCGGCCTGGCGGCGACTCTTGAAGAGTTTTTGGGCGCGGCGGAATATATTCTGTCGGCGGGCAATCCCAATGTGATCTTGTGCGAGCGCGGCGTGCGCGGGTTCTCGGACTTTTCGCGCAACACGCTGGACATCAGCATTGTTCCCGTGATCAAACAGCTTTCCCATCTGCCGATTATTACCGATCCGTCGCACGCGGCGGGGAGACGGGATATTGTGCTGCCGCTGGCAAGGGCGTCCATTGCGGCGGGCGCGGACGGCGTGATGGTGGAAGTGCACACCGAGCCTGCTCAGGCGCTTTCCGACGGCTATCAGTCGCTGCACCCCTCGGAGCTTGAAGAACTGGTGAAGCAGGTGGCGCAACTTGCTCCGCTGATGGGCCGCGGCTTTCCGCGCAAGCACTGA
- a CDS encoding thioredoxin-like domain-containing protein: MLHSKAFRASALLVVAVALVWAGLRLQGSRGGSIFPFAAAANRPSGHRESDAMLKFNLPKQRVRAPEFPKDFAWVNTDKPLYINQDLKGRVVVLDFWTYCCINCMHILPDLEYIEQKYAGQPVVIVGVHSAKFDNEQDRDNIRQAVERYNIAHPVIVDERHRIWSEYGVNSWPTLMVIDPEGKVVGSLSGEGNRVILDEIVSALLEEGKQNGTLAAGPPVFHREGRVPSASGLAFPGKVLAEPSGKFVFISDSNHDRVIIADPEGNVVAIAGSGEKGNADGAFDKAQFANPQGLAYDAANNLLYVADTDNHLIRKLDLNAKSVQTIAGTGKQVYDRTGGANGTAQGLNSPWDLALVDWNLYIAMAGNHQIWSMDLRSGKVSAWVGSGAENIDDGTGLSVNLAQPSGLTRKGDWLYFADSEVSALRRANLKTRTVETLIGSGLFDFGDRTGSLRSAKLQHPLGVAVSGDDILVADTYNHKVKRVNEAKGEISAVAGTGKSSAPASDKTDLSLYEPGGLSARGDTLYIADTNHDRIIEYNLAGGTWHEFALKGLRMEATKQMDLTGIPLQEVAVKPGMDLVLRLNPEFPRGVHLNKEAPINYAFVSSSNGGKGIEGLAKSPMIPVEVRIPASAFQPGGEYQTTLNLAYCTDESSSICVPVTLGWRLKFVANPAASNDVPLTARVKPLM, encoded by the coding sequence ATGCTACATTCCAAGGCCTTCCGTGCGTCTGCCCTCCTCGTGGTTGCTGTGGCGCTGGTCTGGGCAGGCCTTCGTCTTCAGGGGTCGCGCGGCGGATCCATCTTCCCCTTCGCCGCCGCCGCCAACCGTCCTTCCGGCCATAGAGAAAGTGATGCCATGCTGAAATTCAATCTCCCCAAGCAACGAGTCCGCGCCCCCGAATTCCCCAAGGATTTCGCCTGGGTGAACACGGACAAGCCGCTGTACATCAACCAGGACTTGAAGGGCCGCGTCGTGGTGCTCGATTTCTGGACGTATTGCTGCATCAACTGCATGCATATCCTCCCGGACCTCGAATACATCGAACAGAAATACGCCGGGCAGCCGGTGGTCATCGTAGGGGTACACAGCGCGAAGTTCGACAACGAGCAGGACCGCGACAATATCCGGCAGGCCGTGGAACGCTACAACATCGCCCATCCGGTGATCGTGGACGAGCGGCACCGCATCTGGTCGGAATATGGCGTGAATTCGTGGCCGACGCTGATGGTGATTGACCCCGAAGGCAAAGTGGTAGGATCCCTCTCGGGAGAAGGTAATCGCGTCATCCTTGATGAGATCGTCTCCGCGCTGCTGGAAGAAGGCAAGCAGAACGGCACACTTGCCGCAGGGCCGCCGGTGTTTCATCGGGAAGGCCGCGTGCCGTCCGCCTCGGGACTGGCTTTTCCCGGCAAGGTGCTCGCCGAGCCCTCCGGCAAATTCGTATTCATTTCGGATTCCAACCATGACCGCGTGATCATTGCCGATCCCGAGGGCAACGTAGTGGCGATTGCGGGTTCGGGCGAGAAGGGCAACGCCGATGGCGCGTTCGATAAGGCACAGTTTGCCAATCCGCAGGGATTGGCGTACGACGCGGCGAACAATTTGCTTTATGTGGCCGACACCGACAACCATCTCATTCGCAAGCTGGACCTGAATGCCAAGTCCGTGCAGACTATCGCGGGGACCGGCAAGCAGGTCTATGACCGCACCGGCGGCGCGAACGGAACCGCACAGGGTCTGAACAGCCCGTGGGATCTGGCGCTGGTGGACTGGAACTTGTATATTGCCATGGCGGGCAATCACCAGATCTGGTCTATGGATCTGCGGTCGGGCAAAGTCAGCGCGTGGGTGGGGTCGGGCGCGGAAAACATTGATGACGGCACAGGCCTCAGTGTCAATCTTGCCCAGCCCTCGGGGCTGACCCGCAAGGGAGATTGGCTCTACTTTGCCGACAGCGAAGTCAGCGCGCTGCGCCGCGCCAATTTGAAAACGCGCACGGTGGAAACGCTCATCGGCAGCGGGCTGTTCGATTTCGGAGACCGCACGGGCTCGCTGCGGAGCGCCAAATTGCAGCACCCGCTGGGCGTCGCGGTTTCCGGTGATGACATTCTGGTTGCCGATACTTACAATCACAAGGTCAAGCGCGTCAATGAAGCCAAGGGCGAGATCAGCGCAGTAGCAGGGACGGGCAAATCCTCCGCTCCCGCGTCAGACAAGACCGATCTTTCCCTCTATGAACCGGGCGGGCTTTCCGCGCGCGGCGACACACTCTACATTGCCGACACCAACCATGACCGCATCATCGAATACAATCTGGCCGGCGGCACATGGCATGAGTTTGCGTTGAAGGGTCTGCGCATGGAAGCCACCAAGCAGATGGACCTGACGGGAATTCCACTACAGGAAGTTGCCGTGAAACCGGGGATGGATCTGGTGCTGCGACTGAATCCGGAGTTTCCGCGTGGCGTTCACCTTAATAAAGAAGCGCCCATCAATTACGCGTTTGTCTCCAGTTCCAACGGCGGTAAGGGGATTGAGGGCTTGGCGAAGTCGCCGATGATCCCGGTGGAAGTGCGCATTCCCGCGTCGGCTTTTCAACCCGGCGGAGAATATCAGACCACGCTGAACCTTGCGTACTGTACCGATGAGAGCAGCAGCATCTGTGTTCCGGTAACGCTGGGCTGGCGTCTAAAATTCGTCGCCAATCCCGCCGCCAGTAATGATGTGCCGCTAACCGCGCGGGTCAAACCGCTGATGTAA
- the aroC gene encoding chorismate synthase, giving the protein MIRYLTAGESHGKCLIGILEGMPAGVGISEEEIAADLHRRQQGYGRGGRMSIEQDHAQILSGVRYGVTLGSPLAVQIENRDWENWRDVMRVEATESEEQSTPLTTPRPGHADYAGAVKYGQRDIRNVIERSSARETAVRVALGAICRKFFAEVGITVGSHVVQIGPVKAESDASRLTPEEINRLADASPVRCLDKAAERRMMEIIDEAKSRGDSVGGIFEVIASGLPVGVGSGVHGDRRLTALLAQAMLSIPAMKSVGFGMAEDVAAHFGSDVHDRMFAGSDGSVVRRTNRSGGVEGGMSTGEPLIIRVAMKPLSTLAQPLETVDLATGQEAVALRERSDVCAVPAAAVVGEAVCMLALMNPYLEKTGGDSMSEIHAHNAARPPRPWV; this is encoded by the coding sequence ATGATCCGTTATCTCACGGCGGGTGAAAGCCACGGCAAATGTCTGATCGGCATTCTGGAGGGGATGCCGGCAGGCGTCGGGATTTCCGAGGAGGAGATCGCTGCCGATTTGCATCGCCGCCAGCAAGGCTATGGCCGCGGCGGCCGCATGAGTATCGAACAGGACCACGCACAGATTCTTTCCGGAGTGCGCTATGGTGTGACGCTGGGTTCACCCCTTGCCGTGCAAATTGAGAATCGGGATTGGGAAAACTGGCGGGACGTGATGCGAGTCGAGGCCACGGAGAGCGAAGAGCAGTCGACGCCGCTGACCACGCCGCGACCCGGTCACGCCGACTATGCGGGCGCGGTCAAATACGGGCAGCGGGATATCCGCAATGTCATTGAGCGCTCCTCGGCGCGGGAAACTGCCGTGCGTGTGGCCCTGGGTGCAATCTGCCGCAAGTTCTTTGCGGAAGTCGGCATTACGGTGGGCAGCCATGTCGTGCAGATCGGCCCGGTGAAGGCCGAGTCGGACGCGAGCCGCCTGACGCCTGAGGAAATTAACCGCCTTGCCGATGCGAGCCCTGTGCGGTGCCTGGACAAAGCGGCCGAGCGCCGCATGATGGAAATCATCGACGAAGCGAAATCGCGCGGCGATTCGGTGGGCGGAATTTTTGAAGTCATCGCGTCGGGGCTGCCGGTCGGTGTGGGCAGCGGTGTTCATGGTGATCGGCGGTTGACGGCGCTTCTGGCGCAGGCAATGCTGAGCATTCCCGCTATGAAGAGCGTCGGCTTTGGCATGGCGGAAGACGTGGCCGCGCACTTCGGCAGTGACGTGCATGACCGGATGTTTGCCGGTTCGGACGGCAGCGTGGTGCGGCGAACCAATCGATCCGGCGGCGTCGAGGGCGGAATGAGCACGGGCGAACCGCTGATCATCCGCGTGGCCATGAAACCGCTGTCGACCCTCGCCCAGCCGCTCGAGACGGTGGATCTGGCAACGGGACAGGAGGCGGTGGCGTTGCGCGAACGAAGCGACGTCTGCGCCGTACCGGCGGCCGCCGTGGTGGGGGAGGCGGTGTGCATGCTGGCGTTGATGAATCCTTATCTGGAGAAAACCGGTGGCGATTCCATGAGTGAAATCCACGCACATAACGCCGCAAGGCCACCCCGCCCATGGGTCTGA
- a CDS encoding shikimate kinase — MGLIFLTGMTGSGKTVVGEKLAAKLGIAFIDLDAKVARTTGRKIPQIFAEEGESAFREQEALALRRVAKTPEGVVALGAGALERQASFELVHAHGALVYLRASVDLLVERLHVLNDRPLLAGADTAEDLKARLREMLARRERHYLTAQIVIDIDDQTSVESTVDRICQILKPSS; from the coding sequence ATGGGTCTGATCTTTCTGACGGGAATGACCGGATCCGGCAAGACGGTGGTCGGCGAAAAGCTGGCAGCGAAACTGGGCATCGCGTTCATTGATCTCGACGCGAAAGTGGCGCGCACCACGGGCCGCAAAATTCCGCAAATCTTTGCCGAAGAAGGTGAATCGGCTTTCCGCGAGCAGGAAGCTCTCGCCTTGCGTCGCGTCGCCAAGACTCCCGAGGGAGTGGTCGCGCTGGGCGCGGGCGCATTGGAACGGCAGGCCAGTTTCGAACTGGTCCACGCCCACGGCGCCCTGGTCTACCTGCGCGCCAGTGTGGACCTGCTGGTAGAGCGGTTGCACGTACTGAATGACCGGCCCTTGCTGGCGGGAGCGGATACGGCGGAAGACCTGAAAGCCAGGCTTCGGGAAATGCTGGCGCGGCGCGAACGGCACTACTTGACCGCGCAGATCGTAATCGATATTGACGATCAAACGTCCGTGGAAAGCACGGTGGACCGGATTTGTCAAATACTGAAACCGTCATCATAG
- the deoC gene encoding deoxyribose-phosphate aldolase encodes MPHAVLEVPNHTELAAMIDHTALKPECSMKDIEKLCHEAISLKCASVCVNPVYVPMVSRVLEGTTVKTCSVVGFPLGSNTTAQKVHEAREAMRMGAKEIDMVIWVGGLKAGHTEWVGEDIAEVARACRDNHAILKVILECCLLTDEEKRQASELCVQAKANFIKTSTGFGPGGATVEDVQLLSSIAKPAGLGVKAAGGIRTYADALRMIHAGATRIGASSSVRIIEEAKAAGA; translated from the coding sequence ATGCCTCACGCCGTACTTGAAGTTCCCAATCACACCGAACTTGCCGCGATGATTGACCATACGGCCCTCAAACCTGAATGCTCGATGAAAGATATCGAGAAGCTCTGCCACGAAGCGATAAGCCTCAAGTGCGCGTCGGTCTGTGTCAATCCGGTCTATGTGCCGATGGTCAGCCGGGTCCTTGAAGGCACGACTGTAAAGACCTGCTCAGTCGTGGGATTCCCCTTGGGGTCTAACACCACAGCGCAGAAGGTCCACGAAGCCCGCGAGGCGATGCGCATGGGAGCAAAGGAAATCGACATGGTGATTTGGGTCGGCGGCCTCAAGGCAGGCCACACCGAATGGGTAGGCGAGGATATTGCGGAAGTGGCGCGCGCCTGCCGGGACAATCACGCCATCCTGAAAGTGATTCTCGAATGCTGCCTGCTGACGGACGAGGAAAAGAGGCAGGCGAGTGAACTCTGCGTGCAGGCCAAGGCGAATTTCATCAAGACCTCCACGGGCTTCGGCCCGGGCGGCGCGACGGTGGAAGACGTGCAGCTCCTTTCCAGCATTGCCAAGCCTGCGGGTTTGGGTGTAAAGGCAGCCGGAGGAATCCGCACCTATGCCGATGCTCTGCGGATGATCCACGCCGGAGCCACACGCATCGGAGCCAGTTCAAGCGTGCGCATCATCGAGGAAGCGAAAGCCGCGGGCGCGTGA
- the aroB gene encoding 3-dehydroquinate synthase, with translation MSNTETVIIEKELNLALGMQSVPVRMAQAGLNWAAAQLAQITGKPSPRVLVITDERVALHYGRAITIALEQKGFEAALISFAPGEQSKDLNTISAIISQLASQKFARDDLILALGGGVVSDVAGFVAAIYQRGINWVAVPTSLLGMVDAAIGGKTGVDHPLGKNLIGAFHQPLAVLIPFDLLSTLDDRDWISGSAEVVKAALLGGGELWDSVQRYGPNMQLWPRPDVHQAIAQAIEFKIGIVMKDEKESDLRRILNLGHTFGHALETVGRYAVFKHGEAVFLGLRAMVRLSEAMNLLEPAAAAAMELQLERAPFPKADIKPEALLTAIQRDKKVSASKLHWILMRGIGRPAIVSDVLPAYVEETARWLCAEITQGAAEESPARKLRVLVINGPNLNLLGTREPEIYGTMGYQQAASRLQEYAAEKNVHLLVRQSNLEGEIVDLIHEARHWADGIVINAGGYTHTSVAIRDALAAVTLPAIEVHLSDISRREDFRKTSLLAPVCAAQMMGQGLKSYFQAIERLIELNRDIGSTLGTRVQ, from the coding sequence TTGTCAAATACTGAAACCGTCATCATAGAAAAAGAGTTAAACCTCGCGCTGGGAATGCAGTCGGTGCCGGTGCGTATGGCGCAGGCCGGATTGAACTGGGCCGCCGCGCAACTGGCGCAGATTACCGGCAAGCCGTCGCCGCGCGTGCTGGTGATCACCGACGAGCGCGTGGCGCTGCACTATGGCCGCGCTATCACGATTGCGCTGGAACAGAAAGGTTTCGAAGCGGCGCTGATCAGCTTTGCCCCCGGCGAGCAGTCCAAGGACTTAAACACCATCTCGGCGATCATCAGCCAGCTTGCGTCCCAGAAATTCGCGCGGGACGATCTGATTCTTGCGCTGGGCGGGGGAGTGGTAAGCGACGTCGCGGGATTTGTGGCGGCCATCTATCAGCGTGGCATCAACTGGGTGGCGGTGCCGACCTCGCTTTTGGGAATGGTGGACGCGGCTATCGGCGGCAAGACCGGCGTGGACCACCCTTTGGGCAAGAATCTGATCGGCGCGTTCCACCAGCCACTGGCCGTGCTGATTCCTTTCGATCTGCTCTCGACTCTCGATGACCGCGATTGGATTTCCGGATCCGCCGAAGTGGTGAAGGCCGCATTGCTGGGCGGGGGGGAGTTGTGGGATAGTGTGCAAAGGTACGGTCCGAATATGCAGCTCTGGCCGCGCCCCGACGTGCATCAGGCCATTGCGCAGGCGATAGAGTTCAAGATCGGAATCGTCATGAAGGACGAGAAGGAATCCGATCTGCGCCGTATTCTGAATCTGGGCCACACCTTCGGACACGCTCTGGAAACGGTTGGCCGCTATGCTGTGTTTAAACATGGCGAGGCCGTGTTCCTCGGACTGCGCGCGATGGTGCGCCTGTCAGAGGCGATGAATCTGCTGGAACCTGCGGCAGCGGCGGCTATGGAACTGCAATTGGAACGCGCGCCGTTTCCTAAAGCGGACATCAAGCCGGAAGCGCTGCTGACCGCCATTCAGCGCGACAAAAAAGTCTCGGCGAGCAAACTCCACTGGATCCTGATGCGCGGCATCGGCCGGCCTGCTATCGTCTCCGATGTGCTGCCTGCCTATGTCGAAGAGACCGCGCGCTGGCTCTGTGCCGAGATCACCCAAGGGGCGGCGGAGGAATCTCCGGCACGCAAGCTGCGGGTGCTGGTGATCAATGGGCCGAATCTCAATCTGCTGGGCACGCGCGAGCCGGAAATCTACGGCACCATGGGCTACCAGCAGGCGGCGAGCCGCTTGCAGGAATATGCCGCCGAAAAAAATGTGCATTTGCTGGTGCGGCAAAGCAATCTCGAAGGGGAGATTGTGGATCTGATCCACGAAGCGCGCCACTGGGCCGACGGGATTGTCATCAACGCGGGCGGATACACCCACACGTCGGTCGCCATTCGCGATGCGCTCGCCGCCGTCACGCTGCCTGCCATTGAAGTGCATCTGTCCGATATTTCGCGCCGCGAGGATTTTCGCAAAACATCGCTTCTGGCTCCGGTGTGCGCCGCGCAAATGATGGGGCAGGGGCTGAAGAGCTATTTCCAAGCCATTGAGCGGCTGATAGAACTCAACCGGGATATCGGCTCGACGCTGGGAACGAGAGTGCAATAG
- a CDS encoding shikimate dehydrogenase — protein sequence MSTSLRLGLLGRDISYSLSPAIFEWGFRTTDISGTYVIHDVPEEHLAPLIESNAWDGLNVTIPYKAAALRFCQQVTVAARDAGAVNTLYRKDGDVWGDNTDLAGFGYAVARRKGAEEHFHNVLVIGSGGAARAVVVALSKGYHRMAITVASRDAARARRRLSEYVESADLSFASLENARESLEGFDLIVNATPSGSRSCPGSPLAPPLHFNPASLVMDLIYEPRKTLLLQAADERGARTENGLVMLLAQAAASFQIWTGREFPLKRALTEFLPRLESYDPLSHGG from the coding sequence ATGAGCACATCTCTTCGCCTTGGCCTGCTCGGCAGAGACATCTCGTACAGCCTTTCACCCGCCATCTTTGAATGGGGATTTCGGACAACGGATATCTCCGGCACTTACGTGATTCACGATGTGCCCGAAGAGCATTTGGCACCGCTGATCGAGAGCAATGCCTGGGATGGATTGAATGTGACGATCCCTTACAAAGCGGCGGCGCTGCGGTTCTGTCAACAGGTCACCGTCGCGGCACGCGATGCGGGCGCGGTGAACACCCTCTATCGAAAAGACGGAGACGTGTGGGGAGACAACACCGATCTGGCAGGATTCGGTTATGCGGTGGCGCGGCGCAAAGGGGCGGAAGAACATTTCCATAATGTGCTGGTGATTGGCAGCGGCGGCGCGGCGCGTGCCGTGGTAGTGGCATTGTCCAAGGGCTATCACCGGATGGCAATCACGGTGGCGTCGCGCGATGCGGCGCGGGCGAGGCGGCGGCTTTCGGAATATGTCGAGTCCGCCGATTTGTCCTTTGCCTCGCTGGAGAATGCGCGCGAATCCCTTGAAGGATTCGACCTGATTGTCAATGCCACCCCGTCGGGAAGTCGCTCCTGCCCCGGATCTCCGCTGGCGCCGCCGCTTCACTTCAATCCGGCATCGCTGGTGATGGATCTGATTTATGAGCCGCGCAAGACTCTGCTGCTGCAAGCGGCGGATGAGCGCGGTGCGCGTACGGAAAATGGACTGGTGATGCTCTTGGCACAGGCGGCAGCGAGTTTTCAAATTTGGACCGGACGCGAGTTTCCGCTGAAGCGCGCGCTCACAGAATTTCTACCCCGGCTGGAATCGTATGATCCGTTATCTCACGGCGGGTGA